The following proteins are encoded in a genomic region of Coffea eugenioides isolate CCC68of chromosome 6, Ceug_1.0, whole genome shotgun sequence:
- the LOC113773381 gene encoding cyclic nucleotide-gated ion channel 17, whose amino-acid sequence MELKKEKLVRFYSDAKQQKGFSWSGSTESSRIDKSTSGYRFSSSLLNNNSGGKIRESFRFGRSKAFSEDHEPLRKRILDPGSDIVLTWNRIFIVSCLVALFVDPLYFYLPSIEEKQKILCVKTDLNLRIVVTFFRTIADLFYLLHVIIKFRTAYVAPSSRVFGRGELVMDPKKIAQRYIRSDFFIDLVATLPLPQIVIWFIIPATRSQQANHKNNALTLIVLFQYIPRLYLIFPLSSQIIKATGLVTKTAWAGAAYNLLLYMLASHVLGAAWYVLSVDRYTSCWKSKCRKENSPVKCLLGYLDCDAPESNDFITWASNTSVFSSCDPNGHTDFKYGIFEKAVDKNVVSSSFVEKYFYCLWWGLQNLSSYGQNLSTSTFIGETLFAILIAILGLVLFAHLIGNMQTYLQSLTVRLEEWRLKRRDTEEWMRHRQLPEDLRQRVRRFVQYKWVATRGVDEEATLRGLPADLRRDIQRHLCLDLVRRVPFFSQMDDQLLDAICERLVSSLSTEGTYIVREGDPVTEMLFIIRGRLESSTTNGGRTGFFNTISLGPGDFCGEELLAWALLPKSTINLPSSTRTVRALIEVEAFALRAEDLKFVANQFRRLHSKKLQHTFRFYSHHWRRWAACFIQAAWRRHKRRMTAKDLLAMESFALDGRTEDENEHEEEQGDSAANSNSTPAKSHLGVTILASRFAASTRRGAQKLKGGGLPKLQKPEEPDFSAELED is encoded by the exons ATGGagctgaaaaaagaaaagcttgTGAG GTTCTATTCTGATGCAAAGCAACAGAAGGGATTTTCATGGAGTGGAAGTACAGAGTCTTCCCGAATAGATAAGTCAACTTCTGGATATAGGTTTTCATCATCTTTGTTGAATAACAATAGCGGAGGTAAAATCCGTGAAAGCTTTAGATTTGGGCGGTCTAAGGCGTTCAGTGAGGACCATGAACCTTTGCGAAAGCGAATACTTGATCCAGGCAGTGACATTGTGCTAACATGGAATAGAATTTTCATTGTTTCTTGCCTGGTGGCATTGTTCGTTGATCCATTGTATTTTTACTTGCCTAGCATAGAAGAAAAGCAGAAAATATTGTGCGTGAAGACGGATTTGAATCTGCGAATTGTTGTAACCTTTTTCCGAACGATTGCTGATTTGTTCTACCTTTTACATGTAATTATTAAGTTTAGGACAGCTTATGTAGCACCAAGTTCAAGGGTTTTTGGTAGGGGTGAGCTTGTCATGGATCCCAAGAAGATTGCACAAAGATATATAAGATCAGACTTCTTCATTGATCTTGTTGCGACACTTCCTCTCCCACAG ATTGTCATTTGGTTCATTATACCAGCAACAAGAAGTCAGCAAGCTAATCACAAGAACAATGCCCTTACTTTGATTGTCCTATTCCAGTATATACCAAGGCTATATCTTATTTTCCCATTAAGTTCACAAATTATTAAAGCAACTGGATTAGTCACAAAAACTGCTTGGGCTGGAGCTGCATACAATTTACTACTCTACATGTTGGCCAGCCAT GTCCTAGGGGCAGCATGGTATGTACTATCCGTTGATAGATACACGTCTTGCTGGAAATCAAAATGCAGAAAGGAAAATAGTCCAGTTAAATGTTTGCTTGGTTATCTGGATTGTGATGCTCCTGAATCCAATGATTTTATCACTTGGGCAAGTAACACAAGTGTGTTCAGCAGTTGTGATCCTAATGGACATACTGATTTCAAGTATGGAATATTTGAAAAAGCAGTAGATAAAAATGTTGTCTCCTCAAGTTTTGTTGAGAAGTATTTCTACTGTTTGTGGTGGGGCTTGCAGAACTTAAG TTCTTATGGCCAAAACTTGTCGACAAGTACGTTTATTGGGGAGACATTATTTGCCATACTTATTGCCATTTTGGGTCTGGTTTTATTTGCACATCTTATTGGGAACATGCAG ACATATCTGCAGTCGTTGACAGTACGTCTTGAGGAATGGAGACTCAAGCGAAGAGACACTGAAGAGTGGATGAGACATCGTCAACTCCCTGAAGATCTTAGACAGCGTGTCAGACGATTTGTTCAATATAAGTGGGTTGCAACTCGAGGAGTAGATGAAGAAGCTACACTGCGTGGCTTACCTGCTGATCTTCGTCGTGACATCCAGCGCCACCTCTGCTTGGACCTTGTTCGGCGT GTCCCATTCTTTTCCCAGATGGATGATCAGTTGCTTGATGCAATATGTGAACGTCTAGTCTCCTCCTTGAGCACCGAGGGTACTTACATTGTACGGGAGGGTGACCCTGTGACAGAGATGCTCTTCATTATCAGAGGGCGACTTGAGAGTTCAACTACAAATGGGGGACGGACTGGTTTTTTCAATACCATTTCATTGGGGCCTGGAGATTTTTGTGGGGAGGAGCTACTTGCTTGGGCTTTACTTCCTAAGTCAACTATCAACTTGCCCTCTTCAACTAGGACAGTTAGAGCACTTATCGAAGTAGAGGCCTTTGCATTGCGAGCTGAAGATCTCAAGTTTGTTGCTAATCAGTTTAGACGACTTCATAGCAAGAAGTTACAGCATACATTCCGGTTCTACTCTCACCACTGGAGAAGATGGGCTGCCTGCTTCATACAGGCTGCTTGGAGACGACATAAGAGGAGGATGACGGCAAAAGATCTTCTTGCAATGGAATCCTTTGCTCTAGATGGAAGGACAGAAGATGAAAATGAGCACGaagaggaacaaggtgattCGGCCGCCAATTCAAACTCCACTCCAGCAAAATCACACCTTGGAGTTACAATATTAGCCTCAAGATTTGCTGCAAGCACAAGGAGAGGAGCTCAGAAGCTTAAAGGTGGAGGATTGCCTAAATTACAGAAACCCGAAGAACCTGACTTTTCGGCTGAGCTTGAAGATTAG